Proteins encoded within one genomic window of Camelina sativa cultivar DH55 chromosome 19, Cs, whole genome shotgun sequence:
- the LOC104767945 gene encoding uncharacterized protein LOC104767945 encodes MAPEDSFSSAPLSISQVVTLKLTESNYLQWKNQFESFLSPQMLLGYVKGLIPRPASTRSVTGVEGVTEEPNPEFLKWVRNDQLVMAWTWILGSLSEAAIRVVYGLQSAQEVWSALAKNFNRVSTSRKFELQNKLGACLKSGRSMEDYLSELKQVFDQLDSIGFLMSDLEKIHGLLFGLAKE; translated from the coding sequence ATGGCTCCAGaagattctttttcttcagcTCCGTTATCTATCTCTCAAGTTGTGACTCTCAAACTTACAGAGTCCAACTATCTTCAATGGAAAAATCAGTTCGAGTCTTTCCTTTCTCCTCAAATGTTACTTGGTTACGTTAAAGGTTTGATTCCTCGTCCAGCGTCAACACGGTCAGTCACTGGTGTAGAAGGAGTCACTGAAGAACCAAATCCAGAGTTTCTCAAATGGGTTCGCAATGATCAACTGGTCATGGCATGGACGTGGATCTTGGGGTCTCTTTCTGAAGCAGCCATCAGAGTCGTCTACGGTCTGCAGTCTGCTCAAGAGGTATGGTCTGCCCTCGCTAAGAATTTTAATAGGGTGTCCACCTCTAGGAAGTTTGAACTGCAGAATAAGTTGGGAGCTTGTCTTAAGTCTGGTAGATCTATGGAGGACTACCTTAGTGAGCTCAAACAAGTGTTTGATCAACTTGATTCAATAGGTTTTCTTATGAGTGATTTGGAAAAAATTCATGGCTTACTGTTTGGTCTTGCTAAGGAATAA